In one Bosea sp. RAC05 genomic region, the following are encoded:
- a CDS encoding 2'-deoxycytidine 5'-triphosphate deaminase, with translation MLNVLPGIQPDHCIRAFVEAGAIRLAHPPAEGQIQPASLDLRLGEKAYRVRASFLPGPDRTVRRRLDDLALHEIDLTRGAVLETGCVYIAELMEGLKLPAGLRAAANPKSSTGRLDVFTRIITDCAREFDLVEDGYEGPLFIEISPRTFPVLVRSGSRLSQIRFRAGETRLDDRALGELHRAETLVTAAEPSFQGGVAVSVDLSGFDGLIGYRGKHHTALIDVDRVGAYRASEFWEPIPSDGSRALILDPGQFYILASKEAVHVPPDYAAEMTPFDALVGEFRVHYAGFFDPGFGHSGAGGQGARAVLEVRSRDVPFIIEDGQIVGRLVYEAMASRPAALYGAGLKSNYQGQALKLSKHFHD, from the coding sequence ATGCTGAACGTCCTCCCCGGCATCCAGCCCGACCACTGCATCCGCGCCTTCGTCGAGGCCGGGGCGATCCGCCTCGCCCATCCGCCGGCCGAGGGCCAGATCCAGCCCGCCAGCCTCGACCTGCGCCTGGGCGAGAAGGCCTATCGCGTCCGTGCGAGCTTCCTTCCCGGTCCCGACCGCACGGTCCGGCGCCGGCTGGATGATCTCGCCCTGCACGAGATCGACCTGACCCGCGGCGCGGTTCTGGAGACCGGCTGCGTCTACATCGCCGAGCTGATGGAGGGGCTGAAGCTCCCGGCCGGCCTGCGCGCTGCGGCCAATCCCAAGAGCTCGACCGGCCGGCTCGACGTCTTCACCCGCATCATCACCGATTGCGCCCGCGAATTCGATCTGGTCGAAGACGGCTACGAGGGGCCGCTCTTCATCGAGATCTCGCCGCGCACCTTCCCGGTGCTGGTGCGCTCGGGCTCGCGTCTCTCGCAGATCCGCTTCCGCGCCGGTGAGACCAGGCTCGATGACAGGGCGCTGGGCGAACTGCACAGGGCTGAGACCCTGGTCACGGCGGCCGAGCCCTCCTTCCAGGGCGGTGTCGCCGTCAGCGTCGATCTGTCCGGCTTCGACGGGCTGATCGGCTATCGCGGCAAGCACCACACCGCGCTGATCGACGTCGACCGCGTCGGCGCCTACCGCGCCTCGGAGTTCTGGGAGCCGATCCCGAGCGACGGCTCGCGCGCGCTCATCCTCGATCCCGGCCAGTTCTACATCCTCGCCTCCAAGGAGGCGGTCCATGTCCCGCCGGACTATGCCGCGGAGATGACGCCTTTTGACGCGCTCGTCGGCGAGTTTCGCGTGCATTACGCCGGCTTCTTCGATCCTGGTTTCGGCCATAGCGGCGCCGGCGGCCAGGGTGCGCGCGCCGTGCTCGAGGTGCGCTCGCGCGACGTGCCCTTCATCATCGAGGACGGCCAGATCGTCGGCCGGCTGGTCTATGAGGCGATGGCGAGCCGCCCCGCCGCGCTCTATGGCGCCGGGCTGAAGTCGAACTATCAGGGCCAGGCCCTGAAGCTCTCCAAGCATTTCCACGACTGA
- a CDS encoding HAD family hydrolase: MTRPITTIGFDADDTLWQNERFFRLTEERFVALLGDHGAAAEISGRLLEAERRNLAFYGFGIKGFVLSMIETAIEITDGTVPAAVIGEILAAGREMAAHPVETLPQARETLERLAASHHLVLITKGDLFDQERKLAQSGLGELFHGVEIVSDKTPEVYRRIFERHGDGPQRAMMVGNSLKSDVLPALAAGAWAVHIPHELTWALEHAEEPVGVPRYRRLSRLSALDELVGLIEADAAAG, translated from the coding sequence ATGACGCGCCCCATCACCACGATCGGCTTCGACGCCGACGACACGCTCTGGCAGAACGAACGCTTCTTCCGCCTGACCGAGGAGCGCTTCGTCGCCCTGCTCGGCGACCATGGCGCCGCCGCCGAGATCTCCGGGCGGCTGCTCGAGGCCGAGCGCCGCAACCTCGCCTTCTACGGCTTCGGCATCAAGGGCTTCGTGCTCTCGATGATCGAGACCGCGATCGAGATCACCGACGGCACCGTCCCGGCTGCCGTCATCGGCGAGATCCTCGCCGCCGGCCGCGAGATGGCGGCCCATCCGGTCGAGACCCTGCCGCAGGCGCGCGAGACGCTGGAACGGCTCGCCGCCAGCCACCACCTCGTCCTGATCACGAAGGGCGATCTCTTCGACCAGGAGCGCAAGCTGGCGCAGTCCGGTCTCGGCGAGCTGTTCCACGGCGTCGAGATCGTCAGCGACAAGACGCCGGAGGTCTACCGCCGCATCTTCGAGCGCCATGGCGACGGCCCGCAGCGCGCGATGATGGTCGGCAATTCGCTGAAGTCGGACGTTCTGCCGGCCCTTGCCGCCGGCGCCTGGGCCGTCCACATCCCGCACGAGCTCACCTGGGCGCTGGAGCATGCCGAGGAGCCGGTCGGTGTGCCGCGCTACCGGCGCCTCTCCCGTCTGTCGGCGCTCGACGAACTCGTCGGGCTGATCGAGGCGGACGCGGCGGCCGGGTAG
- a CDS encoding sarcosine oxidase subunit gamma translates to MAELATTWRPASAWHGILAEGHLGAEAANGVTVTARENLGIASLITGEHDTTALAEAIKARFGLDLPSTPSAAMSETHSLLWSGPRQWLLVAASHARFTEDLAALSGLSAVAEQSHGRAVLRLSGAMVRKALAKGCMLDLHPATFPVGMTALSSIAYIGVQLWRIEDGPDGAVFEIMVPRSMAGSFWSWFSASAAEFGCQIQTTGRG, encoded by the coding sequence ATGGCTGAGCTTGCGACGACATGGCGACCCGCCAGCGCTTGGCACGGCATCCTCGCGGAGGGGCATCTAGGCGCAGAGGCGGCGAACGGAGTGACCGTGACCGCGCGCGAAAACCTCGGCATAGCCAGCCTCATTACCGGCGAGCACGATACGACTGCGCTGGCCGAGGCCATCAAGGCCCGGTTCGGACTTGACCTGCCTAGCACGCCCAGCGCGGCGATGTCGGAGACGCACAGCCTGCTCTGGTCCGGCCCCCGCCAATGGCTGCTGGTCGCCGCCTCCCATGCCCGCTTCACGGAAGACCTGGCGGCATTGTCGGGCCTTTCCGCCGTCGCCGAGCAAAGCCACGGCCGCGCGGTCCTGCGCTTGTCAGGAGCGATGGTCCGCAAGGCGCTGGCCAAGGGCTGCATGCTCGACCTGCATCCCGCCACCTTCCCGGTGGGAATGACAGCGCTGTCCAGCATCGCCTATATCGGCGTGCAACTCTGGCGGATCGAAGACGGCCCCGATGGAGCGGTGTTCGAGATCATGGTCCCGCGCAGCATGGCAGGCAGCTTCTGGTCCTGGTTCTCTGCCTCGGCTGCCGAGTTCGGCTGCCAGATCCAGACGACCGGCCGAGGTTGA
- the argE gene encoding acetylornithine deacetylase: protein MTLSSSTGQRIAPLDMLARLVAFDTVSHKSNLELIAFVEAYLAGWGVSSIRIPNATGDKAALFATIGPQDRGGVLLSGHTDVVPVEGQAWSRDPFTLHIEDGKAYGRGAVDMKGFIALALALVPDFLAADLKTPIHLFFSYDEEVTCLGVVDGIARMGIDLPRPRAVIVGEPTSLELADAHKGIRTFFTTITGVAAHSSKPHLGASAVHGGIRLTAGLVAMADELEANPDGSGRFDPPYDTVHVGKFHGGIARNILADRCDLSWEVRTLPGSDPQDVPARFAALSQEVLARMRKTAPSAAIETVMSSDVPGLAPDPGSEAETLVMRLAGRNRTIAVAYATEAGHFQRAGLPTIVCGPGSIDQAHQPDEYISLEQFAAGEAFMRKLMAECRG, encoded by the coding sequence TTGACCCTGTCCTCCTCCACGGGCCAGCGCATCGCGCCGCTGGACATGCTCGCCCGGCTCGTCGCCTTCGACACGGTGAGCCACAAATCCAACCTGGAGCTGATCGCCTTCGTCGAGGCCTATCTCGCGGGCTGGGGCGTCTCCTCGATCCGCATCCCGAACGCCACCGGCGACAAGGCGGCGCTGTTTGCCACGATCGGCCCCCAGGACCGGGGCGGCGTGCTGCTGTCGGGGCATACCGATGTCGTGCCGGTCGAGGGCCAGGCCTGGAGCCGCGACCCGTTCACGCTGCACATCGAGGATGGCAAGGCCTATGGCCGCGGCGCGGTCGACATGAAGGGCTTCATCGCGCTGGCCCTCGCACTGGTGCCGGATTTCCTGGCAGCCGATCTCAAGACGCCGATCCACCTGTTCTTCTCCTATGACGAGGAGGTCACCTGCCTCGGCGTCGTCGACGGCATCGCCCGGATGGGCATCGACCTGCCCAGGCCCCGCGCCGTGATCGTCGGCGAGCCGACCTCGCTCGAACTCGCCGACGCGCATAAGGGCATCCGCACCTTCTTCACGACGATCACCGGCGTCGCCGCGCATTCCTCCAAACCGCATCTGGGGGCGAGCGCCGTGCATGGCGGCATCCGGCTCACGGCCGGGCTCGTGGCGATGGCCGACGAGCTGGAGGCCAACCCCGACGGCAGCGGGCGCTTCGACCCGCCCTACGACACCGTCCATGTCGGCAAGTTCCATGGCGGCATCGCCCGCAACATCCTGGCCGATCGCTGCGACCTCTCCTGGGAGGTGCGGACGCTGCCGGGCTCCGATCCGCAGGACGTGCCGGCGCGCTTCGCGGCGCTGTCGCAGGAGGTTCTCGCCCGGATGCGCAAGACGGCGCCTTCGGCTGCCATCGAGACGGTGATGAGCTCGGACGTTCCCGGCCTGGCGCCCGATCCGGGTTCGGAGGCCGAGACGCTGGTGATGCGGCTCGCCGGCCGCAACCGCACCATCGCGGTCGCCTATGCGACAGAGGCCGGGCATTTCCAGCGCGCGGGGCTGCCGACCATCGTCTGCGGTCCCGGCTCGATCGACCAGGCGCATCAGCCCGACGAGTACATCTCGCTGGAGCAGTTCGCCGCGGGCGAGGCCTTCATGCGCAAGCTGATGGCGGAGTGCCGGGGATAG
- the apaG gene encoding Co2+/Mg2+ efflux protein ApaG — protein sequence MYQAETQGVRVTAVPSFMEGESSPAQGRYFWAYTIEILNLSVRTVQLMSRHWFITDGRGEVHEVRGEGVVGQQPVLRPGESYSYTSGCPLMTPDGSMRGFYAMLAEDGTIFDVAVPLFPLDSPYVKKVLH from the coding sequence ATGTATCAGGCTGAGACGCAGGGCGTGCGGGTGACCGCCGTGCCGAGCTTCATGGAGGGTGAATCCTCTCCGGCGCAGGGCCGCTATTTCTGGGCCTATACCATCGAGATCCTCAATCTCTCGGTGCGGACGGTGCAGCTGATGAGCCGGCACTGGTTCATCACCGACGGGCGCGGCGAGGTCCATGAGGTCCGCGGCGAAGGCGTCGTCGGGCAGCAGCCGGTGCTGCGGCCGGGCGAGAGCTACAGCTACACCTCCGGCTGTCCGCTGATGACCCCGGACGGCTCGATGCGCGGCTTCTATGCCATGCTGGCGGAGGACGGCACGATCTTCGATGTCGCGGTGCCGCTGTTTCCGCTCGATTCCCCTTATGTGAAGAAGGTCCTGCATTGA